A single region of the Xenopus laevis strain J_2021 chromosome 4L, Xenopus_laevis_v10.1, whole genome shotgun sequence genome encodes:
- the LOC108704005 gene encoding parapinopsin: MNLTAEEMHPGKVIMPRIGYTILALIMAVFCAASLVLNVTVIVVTFKYRQLRHPINYSLVNLAIADLGVTILGGALTVETNAVGYFNLGRVGCVIEGFAVAFFGIAGLCTIAVIAVDRVFVVCKPMGTLTFTSKQALAGIAASWIWSLIWNTPPLFGWGSYELEGVMTSCAPNWYSDDPVNMSYIICYFCFCFAIPFLIIVGSYGYLMWTLRQVAKLGVAEGGTTSKAEVQVSRMVIMMILAFLICWLPYAAFAMTVVANPGMYINPIIATVPMYLTKTSTVYNPIIYIFMNKQFQECVIPFLFCGRNPWAAEKSSSMMETSVTVTSGTPTKRGQVAPE; this comes from the exons ATGAACTTGACCGCTGAAGAAATGCACCCTGGGAAGGTGATCATGCCTCGGATTGGTTACACCATTCTGGCATTGATAATGGCCGTATTCTGTGCCGCCTCTCTAGTACTCAATGTCACTGTTATTGTGGTGACTTTCAAATATCGCCAATTGCGCCATCCCATTAACTACTCGCTGGTCAACCTGGCGATTGCCGACCTCGGTGTCACCATTCTGGGAGGCGCGTTAACAGTGGAGACCAATGCCGTGGGCTACTTCAACCTGGGGAGAGTGGGTTGTGTCATTGAAGGTTTTGCCGTGGCATTTTTTG GCATCGCAGGTCTGTGCACCATTGCAGTAATAGCTGTGGATCGAGTGTTTGTGGTGTGCAAACCCATGGGAACGCTCACATTTACCTCAAAGCAGGCGTTAGCCGGAATAGCTGCCTCTTGGATCTGGTCTCTCATATGGAATACGCCCCCACTGTTTGGCTGGGGAAGCTACGAGCTAGAAGGTGTGATGACATCATGTGCCCCCAACTGGTACAGCGATGACCCAGTTAATATGTCCTACATCATCTGTTATTTCTGCTTCTGCTTTGCCATCCCGTTCCTAATCATCGTGGGATCTTATGGATACCTAATGTGGACTCTACGACAG GTTGCCAAATTGGGGGTAGCAGAAGGAGGAACAACAAGTAAAGCAGAAGTGCAAGTCTCCCGTATGGTGATCATGATGATCTTGGCTTTTCTCATCTGTTGGCTCCCATATGCTGCCTTTGCCATGACGGTAGTGGCCAATCCCGGAATGTACATCAACCCAATTATAGCCACAGTACCCATGTACCTGACCAAAACCAGCACCGTCTATAATCCAATTATCTACATTTTCATGAACAAGCAG TTCCAAGAGTGTGTCATCCCCTTTCTTTTCTGTGGGAGAAATCCATGGGCTGCAGAAAAGTCTAGTTCCATGATGGAAACTTCTGTCACTGTAACAAGCGGCACGCCAACGAAACGTGGTCAAGTGGCTCCAGAGTAA